The Streptomyces sp. NBC_01439 genome contains the following window.
GTCTTCGTCATGGTGTGGGCCGCGGCCGCGCTCGCCGTACAGCTCGCCGGCCACGGCGGCGGAACGCTGACCGGGGCCGCGCTGCGGATCGTCACCCAGCCGCTGTGGTTCATCGGGATCTACCTCGCCATGGTCGCCTTCACCCCGCCGCTGCTGAAGCTGCACGAGCGCCACGGCTGGGCCGCCTTCGCCGCGCTGGCCGGGGCGGCCGCACTGGTCGACGTACTGCGCTTCGCGCTCGGCGTCCCCTACGTGGAGTTCCTGAACTTCGCCCTCGTCTGGCTCGCCGTCCACCAGCTCGGCTTCCTGCGCGCCGACGGCCGCATCCGCAGGCCCGCCGTCCTCGCCGTCGCGGGACTGGCCTCGGCCGCCCTGCTGGTGGCGTACGGCCCGTACCCGCTGTCCATGGTCGGGATGCCCGGCGAGAAGGTCTCCAACATGGCCCCGCCCACCCTCGCCCTGCTCTGCCACGGCCTGTGGCTCGTCGGCGCCGTCCAGCTGGCGGCCGGGCCCGCCGCCGCGTGGCTGCGCCGCCCGCGCGTCTGGCGCGGGGTGGTCGCGGCCAACGGCCTCGCCATGACCGCCTTCCTGTGGCACCTGACCGCCATGCTCGGCGTGTACGCGGCCCAGCTCGCCCTCGGCCTCGACCTGCCGACCCCCGCGACGGCCGCCTGGTGGGCACAGGTGCCGGTACGGATCCTGGCCGCGGCCGTGGTCACGGGCGCACTCGTCGCGCTGTTCCGCCGCTTCGAGTCGCCCCGGCCCAGCGCCCCGGCGCCCGCCCGGCGCACGGGCGGCCCCGTCGCCGCCCTCGGGATCACCCTGTGCCTGCTCGGCATCCTGGGCCTGTCCATGACCGGCCTCGGCGGCCTGCTCGACGGACACAGCGCCACGCTGATCGCCCTGCCCGTCACCGCGCCCGCCGCGATCGCGATGGCGCTGGGCGGCTGGTACCTCGTGGAACGGTCTGCCCCGGCCCGGAGGGTTAGGCTGAGGGGCTGATCCACACCCTTTCCCTGGAGCGCGTCTGATGGCCGTCAATCTGGTCAATGTCGAGGCAGTCAGCAAGGTGTACGGCACACGTACCCTGCTGGACGGCATCTCCCTCGGCGTGTCCGAGGGGGATCGGATCGGCGTGGTCGGCCGCAACGGCGACGGCAAGACCACCCTCATCCGCATGCTCGCCAAGCTGGAGGAGCCCGACACCGGTCGGGTCACCCAGTCCGGCGGCCTGCGGATGGGCATCCTCACCCAGCACGACTCCCTCGACCCCGCGGCGACCATCCGTCACGAGATCATCGGCGACATGGCCGACCACGAGTGGGCCGGCAACGCCAAGATCCGCGACGTCCTCACCGGGCTCTTCGGCGGCCTCGACCTGCCCGGCTTCGGCCAGGGCCTCGACACCGTCATCGGCCCGCTCTCCGGT
Protein-coding sequences here:
- a CDS encoding acyltransferase family protein, which encodes MTASTRAMAEATPADRDRYVDLLRVASLGTVIAGHWLMAAVSVDGIGNLLALVPALQVLTWGLQIMPVFFFVGGFSHALSYRSLARRTDGPVYAAFLRARLQRLLRPTLVFVMVWAAAALAVQLAGHGGGTLTGAALRIVTQPLWFIGIYLAMVAFTPPLLKLHERHGWAAFAALAGAAALVDVLRFALGVPYVEFLNFALVWLAVHQLGFLRADGRIRRPAVLAVAGLASAALLVAYGPYPLSMVGMPGEKVSNMAPPTLALLCHGLWLVGAVQLAAGPAAAWLRRPRVWRGVVAANGLAMTAFLWHLTAMLGVYAAQLALGLDLPTPATAAWWAQVPVRILAAAVVTGALVALFRRFESPRPSAPAPARRTGGPVAALGITLCLLGILGLSMTGLGGLLDGHSATLIALPVTAPAAIAMALGGWYLVERSAPARRVRLRG